CAGAAAGCGTCCGCGTCATCAGCCGCTGGATGCTCTGGAGGTCCTTCTCGACTTTCTCCTCGTCGGTGAGGTGGTGATACTCCGCGCCGCGGTACTCCGTCAGGTACGAGCGGATCGCCTGATAGCTGACGAAATCCGATTCCAGTTTGTTGACGTCGATGCCGTTCTGTTCGAGGCGGTTGCGGGTGTCGGTCCGGACCCCGGTGCTGATGTCGTCGTCGGTGAGGTTCCGGTACGTCGAGTCGACGTCGCTTTCGAGGGCGCTCAGTCCGGCGTCGATGAGCGCCTGTTCCAGGATCCGCTTGTTGAAGTAGTCCGCGAGATCGCGGAGGCTCGTCCGCTCGACGCCGTCGCCGGTCCAGCGCACTTCCAGTTCGTCCCCGAGTCCTTCGAGGTCGTACTCGTCGATCAGCCGTGCGACCTTGCTCGATGGTCGGTCGTCGGTCGTGTCTGCCATTGGATGCTGTGTTCGGCCGGGAAAGATAGTCGGTTCGGTTCGTCTCGATCAGATCGAGGTGACGCGGGTGAAGTCGTCGTCGAGCGCCTGGGCGTCTTCGGGCAGGAGCGCGACCACGAGGTAGTCCGCGTAGTCCGCGAAGTACTCCACCAGAGCGGCGATCCGATCGGAGTCGATCGCCTCCAGGGAGTCCAAGAGCATGAACGGCACCGTCTCGTGGAGGTCGTGGACGAGATAGCCCGCGAGCGCGAAGATCAGGCCCGTGACCTCGCGTTCGCTTTCCGAGAGGTGGTCGATCGTGTCCTCGTAGGCCGCGCCGTTTTCGGTCGTCCGGACGATGTGGAGCTCGAAGCGGGTCTGGGCGCCGCTCGCGTCGCCCTCCTCGATGCGTTCGATCCAGATCCGCTCGATGTTCTCGTACCCCAGCAGATCGAGGATCGACTCCATGTGTTCGTTGAAGGACTCGACCGCTTCGGCCTCGATCTGGTCGATCTTCGTCCGCTGGTCTGTGAGTTCGTCGACCAGTTCCGAGCGCTGCTCGCGGAGGTCGTCCGCGCGCTCGACGTCGGCCTCGATCGACTCGATCTCGTCTGTGACCTCGTCGAGGTCCGATTCGAGGCTGTCGATCTCGAACTCCAGCTGATTGGCCTCCTTGTGGAGCGAGAGGATCTCGTCGAAGTCGGCGGATTCGAGGTTCTCGACCTCGGATTCGAGAGCCTCGACTTCGTCGGTCAGCGACTCGCGCTGGTCTTTCAGCGCGTCGATCTGGTCGCTCCGGCGATCCAGTTCGTCGTCGATGTCGTCGATCTTGCGCTCGATCTCGGTGCGGCGACGCTGCTTTTTGGTCGCCTCCCGCTGTTCTTCTTTCCGGGCTTCGAGGTCGCTTTTGACCTCGTTGAGCTGTTCGACCTTTTCGCTCCGAAGGTCCTTCAGCCGGTCGATCGTGGACTCGATCTGGCCGCGCTCGACCGACGAGCCGCAGGTCCAACAGACGACGGTCTCCGCGTCCTCGCCGACGAGCTGGTCGGTGACGGAGCCGCTCTCGGCGGCGGCGCCGCCGTCCTGGAGGAGTTCGTAGTCCTCGGCTTCGAGCCGCTCCTCGTTGTACTGGATCAGACTGCGGAGCTCGTTGATCTCGGCGTTGAGGTCCTGGCGCTTCGAGCGGAGCCGGTCGATCTCGGCTTCGAGGTCGCGGTGGTCGCCCATCGGCGTCTCCGGGAGCTCGTCGAGGTCGTCTTCGAGCTCGCTCCGTTCGCGCTTCAGCGAGGAGATGCTCTCCTCTTGGCGCTCGATCTTCCGGCGGACGGATTCGAGCTCCGAGCGGGTCTCGCGGAGCTCCTGGAGCTTGTCTTCGAGTTCGGCCTGTTCCTTGCGGCCCTGTTCGACGTCGCGGCTGCTGTCGTCGATGTCCTCTTCGAGGTCGGCCAGTTCCTCGCGCTTGTCTTCGATCTTCTCCCGGAGGGTGTTGCGTCGGCGTTCCAGCTCTGGAAGCTCGCGCTTTTCCGATTCGATGCGGGCGAGTTCGTCGTTGATATCGCCCTTTTCGTCTTCGAGGCGGCGGATCTCCGAGCGGATGGCCTCGACGTCGACGGGGCGCATGATGACGTCCCGGAGTTGCTCGTCGCGAGCGGCGGCCTGGCGGGCGTCGTTCGTTTCGAGGAGGAACGCGAAGAGATCGGCGACCTCGGGGTCGTCGAGGTAGGCTTCCCCCTCGAACTGGACGCCGTCGCCGACGCGCTTGAGGGTTCGCTCGTAGGTCGTATCGCCGAGCGTGAGTTCGATGCGGCCCCGGTCGGCGTCGCCTTTCAGGGCGACGCGCTCGCTGCCCATCGCACCCATAATCGAGCGGAGGAAGGAGGTCCGATTCGTCGCGTTCTTGCCGGTCAGAACCGTCACGCCGGGCGGAATGTCGACTTCAGTTCGATCGATCCCCCCGACGTTCTCGACGGAGAAGTGAGCGGAGTCAGCCAATTGTTCCGAAGTAGCCATATTTCGTGTAACTACGCTCGTGTATAAATGCTTTGTGCAACAACTCGACACTGAGTACCCGTTCACGGCGACGCCCGTTCGAGATCATCGAACCGTCGGGCGGTTTCGACCCATCTCTCGTCGGCGACGCGGCGGGAATCCCTGTCGCGCGCGCCGACCGGGTCCGCGCCGCGGAACGGGGGCCACTACCTCGGGTCGAAGGCCGATTCGTCGGGAGCGAGAGGAACCGGGGACAGAATCGGGAGTTCCCGGCCCAGAGACAGAAGATAACAGTCGTACTTCCGTTACGCGTGTAGGACGCGCACGTGGCTCAAGAGTACCGCGCGCAGTTCCCGTCTCGCAGCGAACTGATCCCGTCGAGGGGGGTCCCACCGAATCCGACGACCTCTCCGAGGAAACCAACGTATCATTCGAATAAACCGAACGACATTCAGTAGATACAGAATCGGAGAGAGGGTCCGGAATGCGCCGATTTTGGCCGTTCGAAACGGTTACTACACATATGATAAACGTTCGAAATGACGGATCTACGGCGTTTGCGACCGCCTCCCGTCCGTTCGCTACGAGATCGAAATCTGTTCGAGATAACCGCAGTACTTAGGTCGATGGAGTGCAAGCGTCCGCACAGGAATGACCGACGACGCTCCCCCGCTGAAGACCATCCGTCGGGCCTTCGAGATAATGGACGTGCTCAAACAGCAGAAGCAGGTCGGCGTCGCGGAGCTGGCGCGCCAACTGGACCTCCCGAAGAGCACGGTCCACGACTACCTCCGGACGCTGCGGACGATGGGCTACGTCGTCAACGACGACGGGACCTATCGGCTCGGGTTTCAGGTGCTCGAACTCGGCGGCCAGGTGAAGTACCGCAATCGGCTGTTTCACGTCGCGAAGCCGGAACTCGAACGCCTGGTCGAAGAGACCGGCGAGCAGGCCAGCGTCAACGTCGAAGAGCGCGGCGAGTTCGTGATCCTCCACACGGAGTTCGGCGCCGACTCGCTCCGGCTCGGGATCTATCCGGGGCTTCGGACGCCGATTCACACCCACGCGGGCGGCAAGGTGATCCTCGCGCACCTCGACGACGAGCGGATCCAGGAGATCATCGACACGCAGGGGCTCGAAGCGCGCACCGAGTACACGATCACCGACCCCGACGAACTCGCCGCGGAACTCGAAGCGATCCGACAGGAGGGCTACTGCGCCGACCGGAACGAACAGGTGGTCGGGATGGGCGCCGTCGCCGCGCCGGTCACGATCGACGGCCGCGCCATCGGGTCGCTCGGCATCGTCTGTCCGAGCGACCGCCTGCTCGAAGACGACTACCGGGAGAGGCTCGCCGCCGAGGTACAGAAGTCGGCGAACATCGTCTCGGTCAACTACCAGTACGCTCCCTGAACGCCGTTCGAGAGTCTCGGACGCTGTCGTGCGGCGTCGTGGCGCCACGTTCCCCCAGACAGAATATTTAAGATAGTTAATTACAATCCGCCAATAACGATGGCTGATCCACGCGAACTAGAGAAATACTACTACCACGAACGGGATTTCGAGACGATCGAGGAGATCGAAGAGTGGTTCGAGTGGCAGGTCCCAGAGCAGTTCAACATCGCCGAGTACGTCTGCGACCGGTGGGCCGACGCCCGGAAGAACCGCGTCGCGCTGTATCACCGCTCGTCGGACGGCGAGGAGACGGCCTACACGTTCCGACAGGTCCAGCGGTGTGCGAACCGCTTTGCGAACTACCTCGTCGAGCAGGGGATCGGACCGGGCGACTGCGTCGCGATCAACGGGACCCAGCGCCTGGAGTCGCTCGCGGGTCACCTCGCGGTGTTCAAGATCGGCGCCGTCTCGGTGCCGCTCACGGTCCTCCTCGGGACCGACGGCGTCCGCTACCGACTCGACGACTGTGGCGCCGACGCCTTCCTCGTCGACGAGGGCGCCGTCGACGCCGTCCGCGAGATCCGCGACGACGTCGACTCCCTGGACCTGATCGTCACCAACGACGACTTCGACCGGGAGGACGAAGTGAACTTCTGGGACGCGATCGAGGGGCAGTCCGCGGACTTCGAGACGGCGGCGACCGACGCCGAGGACCGGGCGTTCATCATCTACACCAGCGGGACGACCGGCAAGCCGAAGGGCGTGATCCACGCCCACCGGCACCTGCTCGGCGAGCTCCCGCAGTTCCTCAGCCTCCAGGGCGGCAGGACCGACGACGACCAGGTGCTGCGGACCGTCTCCGAGTGGTCCTGGATTATGTCGCTCCCCGGCGTCGTGCTGCCGGCGCTGTTCTACGGCGTCCCGGTCGTCGGGTACTCGGGCCAGAGCTTCGAGCCCGATGTCGAGTTCGAGCTCATCGAGGAGTTCGGCGTCACCCACCTGAACCTCCCGCCGACGGCCGTCCGGATGATGATGCAGGTCGAAGACCCGGCCGGCCGCTACGACCTCGGGAGCGTCCAGTCGTTCACGACCGGCGGCGAGTCCGCCGACGAGAACATCATCGAGTGGGTGACAGAGACCTTCGAGAACGCCTCGTTCCTCGAGGGATACGGCACCACCGAGATCGGCGGGCTCATCTCCGACGACCCGGCGGTCGGCCTCGATCACCGGATCGGTTACTTCGGGGTCCCCTCCGTGGGTCACGACGTCGCCGTCTTCGACCCCGAGACCCGCGAGCGCATCGAGGAGCCCGGCGAGATCGGCGAACTGGCCGTCCGGTACGAGGGCGATCCGATGCTGTTCGTCGAGTACCTCGATCTCCCCCGGAAGACGGAGCAGACGGTCCAGGACGGGTGGCTCTTCTCCGATGACCTCGTCTCCTTCGACGAGGACGGTTACTTCAGGTTCCACTCGCGCGCGGACGACCTCATCATCAGCTCGGGGTACCGCATCGCGCCCAAGGAGATCGAGGAGGCGATGCTCACCCACGCGGCGGTCCGGAACGTCGGCGTCGCCGGCGTCTCCCACGAGACCCGCGGTGAGATCCCGAAGGCGTTCGTCGTGCTCGACGACGGCTACGAGGCGAGCCAGGACCTCGTCGAGGAGCTCCAGGAGTACGTGAAGGACCGCTTGGCGAAGTACGAGTACCCCCGCGAGGTCGAGTTCGTCGAGGACCTCCCGATGACGACCACCGGGAAGATCAAGCGGCAGTCCCTCCCGGACGAGTAGCGCGTCGGCTCCTCTCCTCCGTCTTCGGAAAGCAGTAGAAAGATATATGTAATGCCGAACTATCACTAACTTCTATGTCATCTGGTAACACCAGTGGGATTGACTCGACAGACCGACGTAATTTCTTGAAACTGACCGGCGCCAGCGTCGTTGCCGGCTCGCTCGCCGGGTGTATGGGCGGCGGTAACGGCGGCGGCAACGGAGACGGCGGCGGTGACGGTGGCGGCGGCGACGGAACCACCGGTGGCGACGGCGCCACCACCGGCAGCAGCGGCGGCGAGGGCGACATCGTCGTCGGCGGCCTCCAGCCGTACACGGGGCCGTACGCCCAGACCACCCAGGAGTTCGTCGACGGCTTCAACTTCCGACGCGAGGAGATCAACGCCGACGGCGGCGTGCTCGGCCGCAATCTGGCCTTCGAGGACCGGGACACGCAGCTGGATCCCGCGGAGGCGAGCACCCTCGCGACCGAGCTCATCGAGGCCGAAGACGCCGTCGCGCTGACCGGGTCGATCTCCAGCGACATCGGGCTGACCGTCGCGCCGATCGCAGAGCAGAATCAGGTGCCGCACGTCCCGCAGTTCGTCGGGAGCTCGGAGTTCCTCTCGCGGGACTCCCGCTACAACTTCCGGATGGGCCTGGCACCTGCCCCGACGAACGCCCGCGCGGTGAGCCAGTTCATCGAGGACCAGGGCTTCCAGAACGTCGGCGCCATCATCGCCGACTACTCCTACGGCCGCGCCTGGGAGCAGAGCATCAACGCGATCTTCCCCGACGACATCAACGTGCATATGGAGGTCGCGCCGTTCGGCGAGAGCTCCTTCACGACCTACCTCCGCGCGATGCCGGACGACCTGGACCTGCTCATCACGGCGAGCCACCCGCCGGGCGTGTTCACGATCTACAATCAGCTCCAGGGGCTCTCGAACGTCAATCCCGACTACGTCATCGGTCGCAGCGACGCGAAGCTCTCGGCCAACGCGCTCGGCGACTCGGTCACCCAGGGCTTCCTCGCGCAGACCCAGCCCGACCCGTTCTCCGACCAGTACGCCGAGGTCGCCCAGCGCTTCTACGACCAGACGGGCGGTTGGTTCGGCGTCCTGAACGCCGTCGGCTACGTCGTCGCCGACCTCATCGCGGCCGCGATCGAGGACGCCGGCGAGGCCAACCCCGTCGCCGTCGCCGACTCCATCCGGAACATCGAACTCGACACGCTGTTTGCCTCGCCGCTGCAGTACACCGAGTGGGGCGAACTCCAGAACCTCGTCCAGCTGATGGTCGGCTTCGAGTCCGGCGCGCCGGAGTACTACCCCGACGGCAGCGTCAATCTGACCGAGCAGTTCCGCTCCGAGCCGCTGCCGGCCTACGATCCGTCGAGCGACATCCTCTCGTAGAAACGTAACAGAACCGCTCCGCTATCCGCGGAGATACCCTTCTTTGATCGCGTCAGAGTGGAGCAGTTCCTCGCCGGTCCCCTCGGTCTGGATCCGGCCGTTCTCCAGGAGGTACCCGCGGTCGGCGAGGCCCAGCGCGCGGTCGACGTGCTGTTCGATCAGCACGACCGTCACGTCGTCGGAGATCTCCTCGATCGTCTCGAAGACCTGTTCGGCCAACTGCGGCGCGAGCGCGTTCGAGGGCTCGTCGAACGCCAGCACCTTCGGTTCGGCCATCAGCCCGCGGCCGATCGCGAGCATCTGCTGCTCGCCGCCGCTGAGCGTCCGCGCCTTCTGGTCGCGCCGCTCTTCGAGGACGGGGAACATCTCGAACACCATATCGCGGTTCTCCTCGAAGGCCTCACGCTTGGTGAACGAGCCCATCCGGAGGTTCTTCTCGACCGAGAGGTCGCCGAACAGATTGCGCTCCTCGGAGACCTGGACGAAGCCGCGCTCGACGATGTCGTCGGAGGGTGCCTCGGTGACGTCCTGACCGAGCACCTCGACGCGGCCGTTCGTCGGCGTCAGGATGCCCGAGAGCGTCTTGAGGAGGGTCGTCTTCCCCGCGCCGTTCGGCCCGACGATCGAGACGACCGAGTCGTCCTCGCGGACCTCAAGGGAGACGTCCCAGAGGACCTGGAGTTCGCCGTAGTGGACGTCCAGGCCATCGACGTCGATGAGGCTCACGAGTCCACCTCCCCCAGGTACGCCTGGGTGACTTCCTCGTTCGAGCGGATCTCTTCGGGAGTCCCGTCGGCGATCTTCTCGCCCTGATTGAGGACGATGATCCGGTCTGTGACGCTCATGATCGCCTCCATGATGTGTTCGATCCAGAACACGGAGACCCCGCGCTCGTCGCGGGCGCGTTCGAGCGTCTTGGTGATCTCGTCGATCTCCGCGGGCGTCAGCCCCGCGCCGATCTCGTCGACGAGGATCAGCCTCGGCTCGGCGGCCAGTCCCTTCGCGAGTTCGAGCTGCTTCCGGTCGGCGATGGTCAGCGAGCCGGCCTCTTCGTCCGCGCGGCCGTCGAGGCCAACGAAGGCGAGCGCCTCGCGGGCGCGTTCTTCGGCCTCGTCCATCGGCACCGACTCGTCGTTGCCGAAGACCGCGCCCATCAGGACGTTGTCGAGGACGCTCGATTCGTTGAACGTCCGGACGGCCTGGAAGGTCCGGGCGACGCCGAGCTGGGCCACCTGGTTCGGCGTCTTGCCGACCAGTTCCTCGCCGTCGAAGGTGATCGAGCCCTCGTTGGGCGGGTGGACCCCGGTGATCGTGTTGAACAGGGTCGTCTTGCCCGCCCCGTTCGGCCCGATCAGGCCCACGATCTCCTCGTCGCCGATGTCGAAATCGACGCCGTCGACGGCGACTAGCCCGCCGAATCGCTTGGTTACGTTGGTGGCGGTTAGCACAGGTCCGGCTTTCCCACGATTCTACATAAATAATTCGATGGAGTAGGTGCCGAAGCCGCCGTTGCGATATCCATAATATTTATACACACAGTACAACGATGGCCCAGTATGCTTGCCAGAGGCATAGAACTGCTTATCGACGGACTGGCGAGGGGAATGATCCTCTCACTCTTCGGGCTGGGGATCACGCTCGTCTTCGGGTTGGGGGGCATCCTCAACCTCCTGATCGGCGTCTTCGCCGTGGTCGCCGTGATCGCCTGTTCCCTCATCCTGGGAACGGTCCCCGAGCTGCTCGTCGCCGGGCTCGGCGGCGTCGCCGCCGTCGCGTTGTTCGCGTTCGTGTTGGATCGATCGGTCATCTCCCTGGTCTACAGGGAAGAGGGCGAAGACCGGGTGCTGCTCGGCATCTTCGTCACGCTCGGCCTGTCGCTGCTGTTCGAGGGACTGCTCTTCGTGTTCTTCGCGGAGAGCTACTTCCTCGAAAGCAGCGTGTCCTCGGTGTCGCTCGCCGGGGTGAGCATCACGGGGTCGTCGCTCGCGGTCATCGCTGCGGCCGGCGTCCTGTTCGGGCTCATCTACTACTTCTTCAACCACACGTACCTGGGGATCGCGACCCGGACCGTCATCCAGGACGAGACCGGGGCGATCCTCTGTGGGATCCGTCCCCGCCGCGTCCAGTCGATCGTGTTCGTCCTGAGCGCGGCCATCGCCGGGGCGGGCGGCGTCCTCTACGCGCTTGACGCCGAGGTGACGCCCGCGAGTTCCTTCGAGCTCACGACCTTCGCGATTATGGTCTCGATCGTCGGTGGCGTCGACAGCATCCGCGGCACGGTCGCGGCCGGGGTCGTCCTCGGTATCGTGATCACCGTCGCGGGCGCGCTGTTCGGCTCGTACCTCGCCACCGTGACGCTGTTCGCCGCTGCAATCGCCGTACTGATCTACAAACCGGAGCAGATATCATGAACGTGAACGTCACCCGCGACCGGCTCCCGACCGTCATCGTGTTCGCAGTGCTGCTCGCCATTCCGCTCGTGTTCTTCGACCCCTCGACGACCTACATCTCGCGGCGGTTCATCCGCGTGATGATCTTCGCCATCCTCGCGATGGCGCTGAACATCATCTTCGGCGAGACCGACCAGCTGATCCTCTTTATGGGCGGGATCGCCGCCGTCGGCGCGTACACGACCGCGCTGACCGCGGACGCGCTCGGGATCTCCCCGTGGCTCACGCTCTTCCTGGGGGCGCTCTTCGCTGGCGTCTTCGGCGCGCTGGTGTGCTACGTGGCCGCCCGCCGGCAGTTCACGGTGATCGTGCTGGCGATCGTGACCTTCGCCTCTCAGATGATCATCTCCGAGCTCCTGGTCGGCCTGCGGGACATCACCCGCGGCAGCACCGGCTTCCCGTTCAGCGGGCTCCAGCTCCCGGCCATCGAGCAGGCGACGGGGCTCGGCTCCTACGCGATCCAGTTCTACGTGCTGGTCGCGATCTTCGCCGGCGTGCTCGGGCTGTACACGTGGCTGCGGCGCTCGAAGTACGGGCTGGCGTTCGCCGCGATCCGGCAGGACGAGTTCGCCGCCCGCGCGACCGGCGTCGACGTGATCAAGCTGAAGGTGTTCGCCGGGTTCATCGCCACCTTCGTCATCGGGCTCGTCGGGCCGTTCTACGGCCAGACGACCGGGATCATCATCCCGTCGCTGTACAGCTTCAACTCCATCGACGTGCTCGTGCTGATCGTGCTCGTCCTCGGCGGGCTGCGCTCGCGATACGGGCCGCTCGTCGGCGCCGCGGTGATCATCTACATTGACAACATCCTGGGGAACTTCGGCCAGTGGCGGACCGTCGCGTTCGGCCTCCTACTGACGATCCTGTTCCTCTACTTCCGGGACGGCATCGTCCCCTCGGCGACGGAACTGCTCGCCGAGCGGACCCCCCTGGGATCGGTCCTCGACCGCGGGAAGGCCGAATAGCGCTCCGACCCGACTGATTTTCGCCGCCGATCGAATCGTGTAGCGTCGCATCGCGTAGCCTCGCCTCGCCCCGCATTGTCTCGCCTTCGGCGACGCTCGCTCCGCGCGATGCTGGCACCGACACATTAAATATGAACGATCCGAAGTTTCAACTGATGGACGCAGAAATCGAGAGCCTCGCAGTCCTCGGAGCCGGCAGTATGGGTCACGGTATCGCGGAAGTGGCCGCCATCGCCGGCTACGATGTCGTGATGCGCGACATCGAGGAGGACCTCGTCGAGGAGGGGTACGACAACATCGAGTGGAGCCTCGGCAAGCTCGCCGAGAAGGACCAGATCGACCAGGAGCCCGAAGAGGTGCTCGCGCGGATCTCGACCACCGTCGACCTCGAAGCGGCCGTCGAGGACGTCGACCTCGTGATCGAGGCCGCGCCCGAGGACCTGGAGATCAAGCGCGACGTCTTCGCCGACGTGGACGCCGCCGCGGGCCCGGAGACGATTATGGCGACGAACACCTCCAGCCTCCGAGTGAGCGACATCGCCGAGGCGACGGACCGACCGGAGTACGTCTGCGGGATGCACTTCTTCAATCCGCCGGTGAAGATGGACCTCGTCGAGGTCGTCTCCGGCGAGAAGACCAAAGCAGAGGTCGTCGACGCCGGCATCGAGTTCGTCGAGTCGCTTGACAAGACGCCGATCCGCGTGCGCAAGGACGTCCCGCAGTTCGTCGTCAACAACGTCCTGACGCCGTTCATGGGCGAGGCCGGCTACATGCTGGACGAGGGCGACGTCGAGATCCAGGACGTCGACGCCGCGATGGTGTTCCAGCGCGGCTACCCGATGGGCCCCTTCGAGCTCAACGACTTCGGCGGACTGGACATCTTCTACCACAGCCGCGAGCAGTGGGACGATCCGGTCCCCGAGTCGATCGAGTCCCGCGTCGAGAACGACGACCTCGGTCGGAAGACGGGCAAGGGCTTCTACGACTACGAGGACGGCGAGGGTGTCAACTACGAGCCGACCGACGGCGAGGGGATCGACACCCTCCGCATCGAGTCGGTGATGATAAACGAGGCCGCGAAGCTGATCGGCGACGACGTCGCCGACCCCGAAGACATCGACATCGGGATGCGCCTCGGCGGCGGCCTCCCCGAGGGGACCTGCCGGACGGGCGACAAGCTCGGCCTCGACCGCGTGCTGGAGAAACTGGAGGACCTCCACGAGCGCACCGGCGACGAGCGCTACGAGCCCGCAGACTACCTCGTCGAACTGGTCGAGAACGGCCACACCGGCGAGAAGGGAGGCAAGGGCTTCTACGACTACCGCGACGGCGGCCCGTACCACTACATCACCCACGAGCTGAAGGACTCCGGCGAGCTCCACGTCCTCTTCGACCGCGAGGAGCGCCTCAACGCCTTCTCGACGGATATGTTCGACGAGGTCAAGCGGGTCCTCGAAACCGTCGACGACGAGGAGGTCTCGTGTGTCGTCTTCGAGGGCGCGGGCGACCGCGCCTTCTCGGCCGGCGCCGACATCACCGGCTTCACGACCGCCGAACCGACCGACCTCGCGTCGGTCGACCAGACCGTCGAGACGATCTACGAGTACCCGCGGCCGACGATCGCGAAGATCGACGGCTTCTGTCTCGGCGCGGGGCTGGAGATCACGCTCGCGTGTGACCTCCGCTACGCGACCGAGGGCTCGCGGCTCGGCAGCCCCGAGATCGACCTCGGCCTGATCCCCGGCGGCGGCGGCACCCAGCGGCTGGTCCGCCTCGTCGGCGAGCCCAGA
This is a stretch of genomic DNA from Halobellus sp. MBLA0158. It encodes these proteins:
- a CDS encoding 3-hydroxyacyl-CoA dehydrogenase/enoyl-CoA hydratase family protein encodes the protein MDAEIESLAVLGAGSMGHGIAEVAAIAGYDVVMRDIEEDLVEEGYDNIEWSLGKLAEKDQIDQEPEEVLARISTTVDLEAAVEDVDLVIEAAPEDLEIKRDVFADVDAAAGPETIMATNTSSLRVSDIAEATDRPEYVCGMHFFNPPVKMDLVEVVSGEKTKAEVVDAGIEFVESLDKTPIRVRKDVPQFVVNNVLTPFMGEAGYMLDEGDVEIQDVDAAMVFQRGYPMGPFELNDFGGLDIFYHSREQWDDPVPESIESRVENDDLGRKTGKGFYDYEDGEGVNYEPTDGEGIDTLRIESVMINEAAKLIGDDVADPEDIDIGMRLGGGLPEGTCRTGDKLGLDRVLEKLEDLHERTGDERYEPADYLVELVENGHTGEKGGKGFYDYRDGGPYHYITHELKDSGELHVLFDREERLNAFSTDMFDEVKRVLETVDDEEVSCVVFEGAGDRAFSAGADITGFTTAEPTDLASVDQTVETIYEYPRPTIAKIDGFCLGAGLEITLACDLRYATEGSRLGSPEIDLGLIPGGGGTQRLVRLVGEPRTKELIYRGKQLSAEEAEDWGILNGAVPEDEFEETIDDVVSDLTNGPQKALEVAKQVIQEGQNASLDTGLSLEAQGFGLLATTDDMLEGVAAFNQDREPDFGGD